The proteins below are encoded in one region of Aeromonas jandaei:
- a CDS encoding efflux RND transporter permease subunit codes for MWLSDISVRRPLVAVVLSALLTVFGLVAFSKLTVREMPDVQTPSVTITTTYEGAAPAVMESQVTKPIEDQLSGISGIKNINSVTRKGRSMITVEFKLGWNMVEGVSDVRDALTRAKSKLPEDADDPLVTKDSGSGDVAVWLNFSSSQMDRTAMTDYANRVLVDPLSLVDGVSEVELSGDLTQVMYVRLRPADMAARGVTVADVQDALKRENIELPGGEIRNNSMTMSVQIARLYHTAEDFQQLQVRTAANGQSVYLSDIADVEVGAKNEDSAYQRNGRESLGIGIVAQSTANPLAVAQGVEKKLVEMQRFLPEGAKLEVDYDSTIFIKQAIDEVYETLAICAVLVVAVLYLFLGQGRTTLIPAITVPVSLISAFIGAWYLGFSINLITLLALILAIGLVVDDAIVVVENIHHHLQRGEPPLLAAWHGTREVGFAVIATTAVLVMVFIPIAFMDGMVGRLFTEFAILLSLAVLCSSLVALTLTPAMGSWLMRPLDKPNRLTAALDRGLGWVEGHYRRLLQGLLRRSRWMPLALLLCLAGIGALFTQLPSSLTPTEDRGVVFVFVKGAEGTSIERMKRNMQQVESAIMPMLGKGVVKAMSFSTPAFGRGGDQTGMVIIQLTDWAERDITATQFSRSLGAKLAGIPDVMIRTFQPGFRGGSTAAVQFVLQGNDYAELYQQGLELQKAAQASGLMISPDLDYAEKTPELQVTVSRDSASQLGIPVSTVASTLQAMLGGVSKTTYVDRGEEYDVYLRANQKEFNGISDLGRIYLKAANGEMVSLSTLATVKQVATANRLNHYQRQKAVTLTADVAPDHTLGEALDFLDGWANEHLPSGMTVDYAGDSKDYRYNQGEMAMVFGLALLVVYLVLVAQFESTLTPTVVMMTVPLGIFGGLLGLWLTGQEMSIYSQIGMIMLIGMVTKNGILIVEFINQLRQRGEGFEEAIIAGSVRRLRPILMTSLTAIIGAVPLMLSMGAGYESRMAVGTVVFFGLSLATLVTLLVVPATYHLIARHAGMTGQRDQQVDEALAAKLTGKGEGDEQTPAH; via the coding sequence ATGTGGCTCTCCGATATCTCAGTACGCCGCCCGCTGGTGGCGGTGGTGCTCAGCGCCCTGCTCACCGTGTTCGGTCTGGTCGCTTTCAGCAAGTTGACGGTGCGGGAGATGCCCGATGTGCAGACCCCGTCGGTCACCATCACCACCACCTATGAGGGGGCAGCCCCGGCGGTGATGGAGAGTCAGGTCACCAAACCCATCGAGGATCAGCTCTCCGGTATCAGCGGCATCAAGAACATCAACTCGGTGACCCGCAAGGGGCGCTCGATGATCACGGTGGAGTTCAAGCTGGGCTGGAACATGGTGGAGGGGGTCTCCGATGTGCGCGATGCCCTGACCCGCGCCAAGAGCAAGCTGCCGGAGGATGCCGACGATCCGCTGGTGACCAAGGATAGCGGCAGCGGTGATGTGGCGGTCTGGCTCAACTTCAGCAGCAGCCAGATGGATCGCACCGCCATGACCGATTACGCCAACCGGGTGCTGGTCGACCCCCTCAGTCTGGTGGACGGGGTGAGCGAAGTGGAGCTCTCCGGCGATCTCACCCAGGTGATGTATGTGCGGCTGCGCCCCGCTGATATGGCGGCGCGCGGCGTGACGGTGGCGGATGTGCAGGATGCCCTCAAGCGCGAGAACATCGAGCTGCCGGGCGGCGAGATCCGCAACAACTCCATGACCATGTCGGTGCAGATTGCCCGGCTCTATCACACGGCTGAAGATTTCCAGCAGTTGCAGGTGCGCACCGCCGCCAACGGCCAGAGCGTCTATCTCTCCGACATCGCCGATGTGGAGGTGGGGGCCAAGAACGAAGACAGCGCCTACCAGCGCAACGGCCGCGAGAGTCTGGGGATAGGCATTGTCGCCCAGTCCACCGCCAACCCGCTGGCGGTAGCGCAGGGGGTGGAGAAGAAGCTGGTGGAGATGCAGCGCTTCCTGCCTGAGGGGGCCAAGCTGGAGGTCGATTACGACTCCACCATCTTTATCAAGCAGGCCATCGACGAGGTATATGAAACCCTGGCCATCTGCGCCGTGCTGGTAGTGGCTGTGCTCTACCTGTTCCTCGGTCAGGGGCGAACCACTCTTATTCCGGCCATCACGGTGCCCGTGTCGCTGATTTCCGCCTTTATCGGCGCCTGGTATCTCGGCTTTTCCATCAACCTCATCACTCTGCTGGCGCTTATTCTCGCCATCGGTCTGGTGGTGGATGACGCCATCGTGGTGGTGGAGAACATTCACCACCATCTGCAGCGGGGTGAACCGCCCCTGCTGGCGGCCTGGCACGGCACCCGCGAGGTGGGCTTTGCGGTCATCGCCACCACCGCGGTGCTGGTGATGGTCTTTATCCCCATCGCCTTTATGGATGGCATGGTGGGCCGGCTCTTTACCGAGTTTGCCATTCTGCTTTCGCTGGCGGTGCTCTGCTCCTCGCTGGTGGCGCTGACTCTCACCCCGGCCATGGGCTCCTGGCTGATGCGCCCGCTCGACAAGCCGAACCGGCTGACGGCGGCCCTCGATCGCGGCCTTGGCTGGGTGGAGGGGCACTATCGCCGCCTGCTGCAGGGATTGCTGCGCCGCTCGCGCTGGATGCCGCTGGCGCTGCTGCTTTGTCTGGCCGGTATCGGCGCCCTCTTTACCCAGCTGCCGAGCAGCCTCACCCCGACCGAGGATCGCGGCGTGGTCTTCGTCTTCGTCAAGGGGGCGGAGGGGACCAGTATCGAGCGGATGAAGCGCAACATGCAGCAGGTGGAGTCCGCCATCATGCCGATGCTGGGCAAGGGGGTGGTCAAGGCGATGAGCTTCAGCACCCCCGCCTTTGGCCGTGGCGGCGATCAGACCGGCATGGTGATCATCCAGCTCACCGACTGGGCCGAGCGCGACATCACCGCCACCCAGTTCTCCCGTTCGCTGGGTGCCAAACTCGCCGGTATTCCCGACGTGATGATCCGCACCTTCCAGCCGGGCTTTCGGGGCGGCTCCACCGCCGCGGTGCAGTTCGTGCTGCAGGGCAACGACTATGCCGAGCTCTACCAGCAGGGGCTGGAGCTGCAAAAAGCGGCGCAGGCGAGCGGCCTGATGATAAGCCCGGATCTCGACTACGCCGAGAAGACCCCGGAGCTGCAAGTGACCGTCTCGCGCGACAGCGCCAGCCAGCTCGGCATTCCGGTCTCCACCGTTGCCAGCACTTTGCAGGCGATGCTGGGCGGGGTGAGCAAGACCACCTATGTGGACAGGGGCGAGGAGTATGACGTCTACCTGCGCGCCAACCAGAAGGAGTTCAACGGCATCTCGGATCTCGGTCGCATCTACCTGAAGGCGGCCAATGGCGAGATGGTGAGCCTCTCGACCCTGGCGACGGTGAAGCAGGTGGCGACCGCCAACCGCCTCAACCACTACCAGCGCCAGAAGGCGGTGACCCTGACCGCCGACGTAGCACCGGATCACACTCTGGGTGAGGCCCTCGACTTCCTCGATGGTTGGGCCAACGAGCATCTGCCGAGCGGCATGACGGTCGATTACGCCGGTGACTCCAAGGATTACCGCTACAATCAGGGGGAGATGGCGATGGTCTTCGGCCTCGCCCTGCTGGTGGTCTATCTGGTGCTGGTGGCCCAGTTCGAGAGCACCCTCACCCCGACCGTGGTGATGATGACGGTGCCGCTCGGCATCTTCGGCGGCCTGCTTGGCCTCTGGCTGACGGGGCAGGAGATGAGCATCTACAGCCAGATCGGGATGATCATGCTGATCGGCATGGTGACCAAGAACGGTATCCTCATCGTCGAGTTCATCAACCAGCTGCGCCAGCGCGGCGAAGGATTCGAGGAGGCGATCATCGCAGGTTCGGTGCGCCGCCTGCGCCCGATCCTGATGACCTCGCTCACCGCCATTATCGGTGCGGTGCCGCTGATGCTCTCCATGGGGGCGGGCTACGAGAGCCGGATGGCGGTGGGTACCGTGGTATTCTTCGGCCTCTCCTTGGCGACTCTGGTTACCCTGCTGGTAGTGCCCGCCACCTACCACCTGATCGCCCGCCACGCCGGCATGACCGGGCAGCGGGATCAGCAGGTGGACGAGGCGCTGGCCGCCAAATTGACCGGCAAAGGGGAGGGGGACGAACAGACCCCGGCTCACTGA